The Acidobacteriota bacterium DNA segment TGCCGAAGCGGTCGCAGATGCGCGACGGCGTGTCGCGCGTCAACCTCTGGATCGACAAGGAGAGCCTCGCCCTCAGGGCACTCCGCATGGACTATCCCGGTGGTGACACGCGCCTCATGGAGTTCAGCGACGTCCGCATCAACCCGTCAGTGGACGCCAGCGCGTTTGCCGTCGCGCCCACGCGCTGATCGCTTTCCACCCGTGACGTCGTCGTGACTCGTCTCATTCAGGCCCTGATGACAGGGGCGCGGGCCCGGCGTTGGCTCGTGCTCGCGCTGTCTGCGGTGCTCACGCTCGCGAGCCTCGTGCCCGTGATGCGCATCAGGTTCGGCACCGACGTGCTGCAGTTGATGCCACGTGAAGCGGGTGCGGTCGACGCCTTCGAGACGTACCTCGAACACTTCGGCAGCCTCGACGCCCTGTACGTGTACGTGGAGGCGCCGGAAGACGGGTCCATCGCCGACTACCGCGACTACGTGGACGCGCTGGCCGATGCGCTGCGCGCGTTGCCCGACGTGACGCGCGTGGACACGGGACAACTGGACGACACGCGCGACTGGGCCTACCTCGCCGACAGGCAACTGCTCCTCCTCGATGCGCACGGCTTCGACGAGGCCGTCGCGCGGATGGCACCGGCGCGCATATCGACGGAAGTGGCGCGGACGCGCGATCTGCTGGCGCTGTCGGCACCGGAGATCAAGGCGATGGCGCAACGCGATCCTCTCGGATGGTTCGAGCTGTCGGCGGCGCGCCTGCAGGGCGCCTCAGGCGTCCTGCGCATGAACCCCGGACAGTCCGACGGCTACATCGCCGCTGACGGGCGGGGCCAGTTGCTCGTCGTCCATCCCGCGCAGCCGCCCTTCGACACGGCATTCGCGCGCGAACTGCTGGACCAGATCGCAGCCGCTGAAGCCCGCGTCCGCACGGAAGCCGCGCCCGTGTGGGCCGACGAGGAACTCGCACCGCCACGCATGGACGTCGCGGGCGGCCATCGCACGGCGATCGAAACCGAGGCGCTGATGCGCCGGGAGGCGGTCGACAACACGGTGTGGTCGCTCGTCGGCGTGCTGGGCCTGCTCTACCTCGCATTCAGGAACGTGTGGCTCGTGCTGTTCGGCGCCCTCCCGATCCTGCTCGGCACGCTCCTCACGCTCGCGGTCCACCAGGTGGCGGGCGTGCAGCTCTCGGCTGCCGCGACGGGTGCTTCCGCGATGCTCTTCGGACTCGGAGACGATGGGCTGGTGCTGCTGTTTGTCGCGTATCGCGAACGGCTGGCGCGTGGCCGCACGCCGCTCGAAGCGGTGAGCGATCTCGGCGGCGTGGGGGTGAGCATCGTGCTCGGTGCCGTCACGACGGCGGCGACGTTCCTCGGGCTCTGGTTCATGAACTTCCCGAGCCTGCAGCAGCTCGGACTCGTGGTGGGTCTCGGCATGCTCATCACCGCGTTCCTCACCTTGACGATGCTCGTGGCCGGGCTCCCTGGACGCGCGTGGGTCGAGCACACGCGCGACCTCACGATCCCGAGCTTCGGACCATGGGTCTCGCGACACCGTGTCGTGATTCTGGTGGTCGCGCTCGCGATCACGATCCCTCTCGCGTTCGGACTCCCGAAGCTGCGCCTGGATCCGCGCATCGAGCGCCTGCGTCCGGTCACGGCAGGCCTTGCGCTCGAGACCACGCTCACCGAGCGCTTCGGTCTCGCCAAGGACCTGTATCTCGTGATCAGCCGCGGGCCGGCGCTCGATCCGCTGCTTGCCGCGCACGAGGCCCTCGATCGCGGACTCGGAGACACGCCCGGACTCGCGCACGTCGGCCCCGGCGTCCTGCTGCCATCGGCGGACGTCCAGCACGCACGGCAGGCGTCGATCGCTGCCTTGTCGGCCACGCGCGCGCGGCTCGCCGACGATGTCGATCGCGCGGGTGATGCGCAGGGCT contains these protein-coding regions:
- a CDS encoding MMPL family transporter — encoded protein: MTRLIQALMTGARARRWLVLALSAVLTLASLVPVMRIRFGTDVLQLMPREAGAVDAFETYLEHFGSLDALYVYVEAPEDGSIADYRDYVDALADALRALPDVTRVDTGQLDDTRDWAYLADRQLLLLDAHGFDEAVARMAPARISTEVARTRDLLALSAPEIKAMAQRDPLGWFELSAARLQGASGVLRMNPGQSDGYIAADGRGQLLVVHPAQPPFDTAFARELLDQIAAAEARVRTEAAPVWADEELAPPRMDVAGGHRTAIETEALMRREAVDNTVWSLVGVLGLLYLAFRNVWLVLFGALPILLGTLLTLAVHQVAGVQLSAAATGASAMLFGLGDDGLVLLFVAYRERLARGRTPLEAVSDLGGVGVSIVLGAVTTAATFLGLWFMNFPSLQQLGLVVGLGMLITAFLTLTMLVAGLPGRAWVEHTRDLTIPSFGPWVSRHRVVILVVALAITIPLAFGLPKLRLDPRIERLRPVTAGLALETTLTERFGLAKDLYLVISRGPALDPLLAAHEALDRGLGDTPGLAHVGPGVLLPSADVQHARQASIAALSATRARLADDVDRAGDAQGFVEGTFEPFRERLTRLLDPAQAITLDELDARGLGDIAGRFVRHDGADFLVASYATAVTSDAVEHLRAQVAAQPGMVLTGLPLVNAALAARLPRELGAGLGVGACVVILLIWLEFRALRPTLLSLLPTACGIIWGLGLLGWAGVVLDLFSVFAVLMFLGIGVDYGIHLLHPTLGAEGVGISEALSLVGPALLLAGATTVAGFGTLMWSSYGPLQSLGFVSVATISSAMIASMLVLPAWILGREASR